The DNA segment CGCACCGCCTAAGAGCGCACCGCCGATGGTGGGCGCCATGTTCTCGAGCAGGCTGAGTCCTACACTCATGGTTGTCGCTCCTTAGCTGTTGCTGTCGTCGCCGTCGATCAGGCTGGCGAGCAGGTTGTCGCTCTGCGGTTGCGATTGCGCGTACGACGAGAGCGTGTTGATGTTGGTGAAGGCGCTCGACTGCTGGCTGAGCGCACTCTCCAGCGAGGTCGGGTCGATGCCGTCGGTTGCGCTCGCGGCAGACGTGCTGCCGCCGAACAACCCGCTGACCAATCCTTCCACGCCGCCGGTAAGCGCGCCGATCAGGTTGATACTCATTCGTTGTGGTCTCCCTTGGTGTGGCTCGAGTTGCTGGTAATGGCGCAGGACCGAGTCGGCGTAGTCGAGCGTTTGACCGTCGCCCCACGTCGTCTCGGTTCCCGCGCCGTCCGGGCTGCCGGAATTGTACGCGCTGAGCGCTGCACGCACGTTGCCGCCGTAGCGGCGCAGCAGACCGGAGAGCATTCCCGCGGCATAGTCGGCGTTCGCGCTCGGATTCATCGCGGCACCGGTTTTCGCAAACTCGTGCCAGCGATCGTCGATCTGGAAGAGGCCGCGGCCATGGCCGCCGTCGCCCACGACGTTCCGCCCGCCGTTGGCACCTGGGCCGCCCGTCTCTTGGGCGGCGACCGCCGCCAGAAGGGCCGGATCGAGGCCGTGCTTGGCGGCGGCCTGGACGATCTCGGGGGCGTAATGTACGCCTTGGGCGGCCAATCGGCCGGTGAGGGCTCCGAGCGGATTCATGCCCAGGCTTCGGGTGGGTTGGTCGGTGAGGTTTGCATCTCGCCGGTACTACTGCGCGTTCGGGTCGCGTCGGCTAGTGGTTCGGAAAAGCCGAGGCGGCGCGGCCCTAGGCGCGAAGCGAGCATCATGGGCGACCCACACGCCTGGGCCAGGTCACGCCGTGGCTATGTTGCCGTTGAGATGCCGTCAAATCCATGGTAAACTCACGGCATGAAGTACACGATTGAGTTTGGCCCGAGGGCTGCCGCCAGTCTAGACGCGCTAGCTACGCGCCTTGAGGTGAGCAAGGCGGATGTAATCCGCCGCGCCCTCGAGGAACTGGATCAGAAGGTCTTTGCGATGGACGCCGCTCGGGAGCGCGAACTGCTCAGCGCCGGCCGATAGGATCGTTTGAGCGACTACCGCGATATTCGAGAGCCGCGTCATCACCCCGATGACGTGAAGACGTACCTGGCCTTTGGCGTTCTAAGCGTAATTGGCATTATTTTCCTGATCGAAGTGGTCGATGCCGTCAGGGGCGGTTGCGCGCTAGCTGGCATCCTAGACGCGTGGGGTCTGTTCGACGCCGCCCTCATCGCTATAGCGTCAGCGATTATCACGTACTACTTCACGCGCACCTAGGTGGGCCCAGTCGGGGGCCTCGGTTCACGGCGACGTTTGACAAGACCCTGGCGGGGTTCTACAATCGCGTAGTCGTTATGGGGGCTCGCATGGGCTACCCAAAGTAAGCGGCGCTTACTTTGGGTAGCTCCGGTGGGCCCCCATCCTACGACGGTCGCAAACGCCATGGCTCGTTCGCACAAGGTCGATATTACCGGGCTCCTCGCGGGCGGTCGGCAGCTCATGCTGATCGACGACGAGGTGCCCATCGAGGAATTTGAGGGGATCGCGTTTCCTTCACCGGCCACCGTGCATCTGGAATTACGCTATGTCGACCGGCTGCTTCATATAGTAGGCACGGTCGATACGCAGGCTCGGGGCGCGTGCGACTCGTGCTTGGAAGAGGTCGACATTCCGGTGCATGCCGACGTCGACGAGCGAATCGACCCGAATGCCGGTCGCGACGACGACCCCTTCGGTGAGGGCAACGTCCTAGTCGGGGGACGCGTCGACGTGGCGGATCTCGCGCAGCAGCTCGTGCTGAGCGAGATGCCGATGGGACTTCGCTGTAGCCGGGCGTGTCCGGGAATCGAATACTGACGGAGATAGAAAGACTTACAAAGTGGCAAATCTAAAGTGGAAGACGCCGCGCAGTAAAACGCGCAGCCGTCGTGCGGCGAACTGGAAGCTGAACCCGGTCACGACCGTGGAATGCCCCCAGTGTCACCAGCCCAAACGGCCGCACTTCGTGTGCGGACATTGCGGCACGTACGACGGCCGTCAGGTCGTTGAAGTCCGCGACGAACACGCCGGTCACGATCGCGATTAGACAATCGTCTTGACCGGGGTTAAGATCGCCGGCGTGGGGCATTACGCGCCCGAGCGCATCGTGGACAACCACGATCTCGAGCAATGGCTCGACACGTCCGACGAGTGGATTACGACGCGTACCGGAATGAAACGGCGGCACTGGACTTCCGAAAACGAAGCCACCAGTGATTTGGCGTTGGCGGCGGCGCGCAACGCGCTCGCAAACGCCCGCCTGAACGCGGACGACATCGACGCATTCATCGTCTGTACCGTCTACCCCGACTACCTCTTTCCCGCCACCGCCTGCATCGTTGCCGCCAAACTCGGCGCGCGCGACAAAGCCGCCTTCGACATCGAGATCGCGTGCAGCGGCTTCATCTACGGTCTCACCGTCGCCTCGTCGCTCATCCGTGCCGGAGTCTACAACCGGATCGTGCTGATCGGTGCGGAGACACTCTCGAAACTGGTCAATCGTGACGATCGCGGAACCGCGATTCTCTTCGGCGACGGCGCGGGCGCGGTCGTCCTCGAATCGAACGAGCGCGATTCGTTCCTCGCCTCGGAGCTCGGCAGCGACGGCAGCCGCCCGGAGCTGTTGCGGGTCGAAACCGGCGGCTCGCGCTGCCCGACCACGCATGCCACGCTCGATCGCAAAGCCGACCGCATCCACATGGAAGGCCGCGAAGTTTTCAAATTTGCCGTCACCAAGATGATTGCCGCGACCGATCGTGCGCTGGCCAAAGCTGCGCTCACCAAGGCCGACGTCGACGTGCTGATCCCGCATCAGGCAAACAAACGCATCATCGATGCGGCGATGAAATATCTCGAAATTCCGCCCGAGCGCTGCGTGGTCAACATTCAGGAGTACGGCAACACGTCGGCCGCCTCGATCCCGATCGCGCTCTCGGAGGCGGTGCGCGACGGCAAAATCAAGACCGACGATGTGATCGTCTTCGTCGGCTTCGGCGGCGGCCTCTCGTGGGGCGCGGTCGTATGGAAATGGGTCGCCTGATGCGGATCGCGGTGATTTTTCCCGGGCAAGGCTCGCAGACGCTGGGCATGGGCGTCGACGCGGCAGCCAACTCCGCCGCTGCGCGCGAACTCTTCGAACGCGCGATTCCGGTGCTTGGCTACGATCTGCTCGCGCTGCAAAAGAACGGACCGGAAGAAAAGCTGCGTGAGACGCAGTACAGCCAGCCGGCGATCTTCGCCACGAATGTCGCGCTGTTCGCGGCGCTCGATCTTCCGCCGGAGAGCGTAGTGGTCAGCGCGGGTCATTCGTTCGCCGAATTCTGCAGTCTCTACGCGGCCGAAGCCATCGGCTTTGAAGACGCGCTGCGGGTCGTCAACGCGCGCGGCATCGCGATGCAACGTGCGGCGGATCGCGCGGCCGGCGGCATGTCGGCGATCTTGGGTTTGGAAGCCGAGATGATTCGCCGGGTCGTCGAGCAGACGCGCGAGCGTACGGGTGGGCGCGTGCAGCTGGCCAATTTCAACTCGCCGACGCAGATCGTGATCAGCGGCGACCTGGTTGCCGTGCAGACCGCGGGCGACGCGCTGCTGAATGCAGGCGCCAAGCGCGTGGTGCCGCTGAATGTTTCGGGTGCATGGCATTCGGCGCTGATGGAGCCGGCGATCGAGCAGTTCGCCCCGGTCGTCGAGGCCGCGCCGTTCACGCTGCCGCGCTTCGACGTCATCTCCAACGTGGACGCGCAGCCGTACCGCGATGTTGCCACCATCAAGAAAAATCTCATCCTCTCGATCACGCACGAAGTGCGCTGGCACGAGACGGCCGAACGGCTGGTGGAATACGATCTCGATTTGATCGTCGAATGCGGTGCGAGCCCGGTGCTGGGGCCGTTGATGAAACGGAGCATTCCCGCCGCGCCCGAAATTGTCGTCGTCAGCGATTATGGCGGCGTGAAGAAGTTGCGCGACACGGTGCTCGCATGAGCTTCGCGGGAAAGGCCGCACTCGTTACCGGGGCGAGCCGCGGTATCGGACGCGCGATCGCGGTGGAGATGTGCCGCGAAGGGGCCGACGTCGCGCTGATCGGCCGCGACCGCGCCGCCTTGGATGAAACGGCAGGCGAATGCGCGGCTGTGCGCCCGGGAGCGACGGCGGAAGTATTCATCGCCGACGTTGCCGATCAGGCGGCGGTCGAAGCAGCGGTGGGCGCGACGGTGCAGCGCTTCGGACGGCTCGACTACGCGATCGCCAACGCGGGGCAATCGCTCGATGCGCTGATCCTGCGCCTGAAGCCGGAAGTGATCGATCAGTTGCTTTCGGTCAATCTCAAATCGGCGTTCTATCTCTGCGGCGCGGTGGCAAAACCGATGATGAAGCAGCGCGGGGGGGCGATCGTGCTGGTCTCCAGCATCGTCGGCCTTACCGGCAATGCGGGCCAAGCCGCATACGCGGCCTCCAAGGCCGGGTTGCTCGCGCTCGGGAAGTCAGTTGCAAAGGAGTTGGGTTCGAGGAACATAAGAGTCAACGCCGTCGCGCCCGGCTTCATCGAGACGGCTATGACCGAGAAGCTGCCCGACGCCGCCAAGGCGGCGCTGCGGGCGCAAATCGAGCTATCCGCACTCGGGCGAGTCGGGACGCCACAAGACGTCGCCGGGGTCGTCGCCTTCCTGTGCTCGGATGCCGCCGCCTACGTCACCGGTCAGACCATCGTGGTCGACGGTGGCATGGTCATGTGAATTCCCACCATGGGATACTCATCTACCGATAAGGAGCCGTAATGTCCACGTTCGACAAAGTCAAGAAGATCATCGTCGAGCAGCTCGGCGTCGACGAATCGGAAGTCACGCCCGAGGCCTCGATCACCGATGACCTAGGCGCCGACTCGCTCGACCAGGTCGAGTTGGTCATGGCGTTCGAGACCGAGTTCAACATCGACATTCCCGACGAAGAGGCTGAAAAGATCAAGACCGTCGGTGATGCCGTCGCACGCATCGATCAAGCGACCGCCGGAGCTACGTAATATGTGTTCTTTAGGGGTGCCCCAGGGGAGTGCTCTGCTTGGCAGTTAGGTGCAATGCACCCCATGGCATGGGGGCCCCGCATCGCGCAGCGATGTGGGGGGCGCGGAGCCTAGGGCGGAGCGCCTTCTAAATGCTCGATCAACTCAGCGATCGGCTCGGCGCGATCTTCTCGCGCCTGACCGGGCGCGGCAAGCTCAGCGAGAGCGACGTCAGCGATGCGATGCGCGAAGTGCGCATCGCGTTGCTGGAGGCCGACGTCTCATTGGCGGCGGCGAAGCAATTCGTGGCACGCGTCAAAGACCAGGCGATCGGGCAGAACGTGCTCGAGTCGCTCACGCCAGCGCAAACGATCGTCAAGATCGTGCACGACGAGTTGGTCGAACTGCTTGGTCCTTCGACAGGCTCAGGACAGGCTCGATTGCAATTCAGCGACGCACCGCCCTCGGTGATCATGCTGGTCGGGTTGCAAGGTTCGGGAAAAACGACGCAGGCGGGTAAGCTCGCGCTGCGGCTCAAAGAGCAGGGGCGGCGCTCGCTGCTCGTGGCTGCCGACGTCTATCGTCCCGCCGCCATCGCGCAATTGCAAACGCTGGGCAAACAGGTCGATCTTCCCGTCTACGAAGCCGACGCCGGCGATCCGGTGAAGATCGCACGCGAGGGCGTAAACGAAGCGCGCCGGCTGGGGCTTTCCACGGTAATCATCGATACCGCCGGGCGGCTGCAGATCGACGACGCGCTGATGCGCGAACTCGAGCAGATCAAAGCCGCGACCGCTCCGAAAGAGATCCTCTTCGTTGCCGATGCGATGACCGGCCAAGAAGCGACCAACGTTGCCAAGGGCTTCAACGATCGCCTCGGCATCACCGGCGTGATCTTGACGAAGATGGACGGCGATACGCGCGGCGGCGCCGCGCTTTCGATCTTCAACGAAACCGGGGCGCCGATCAAGTTCGTCGGCGTCGGCGAGAAGCTCTCGGCGCTCGAGCCGTTCTATCCCGACCGTCTCGCCTCGCGCATCCTGGGCATGGGCGACGTGCTCACGCTCATCGAGAAAACGCAGAGCATCTATTCCGAAACGCAGGCCAAGGCGCTCGAAGAGAAACTGCGCAAACGCAGCTTCACGCTCGATGATTTCCTCGAGCAGATGCGTCAGATGAAAAAGCTTGGCTCGATGACCGAGATCATGAAGATGATCCCCGGTCTCTCGCGCGCGTTGCCCAAGGACTTTGACGTCCCGGAGAAAGATTTGAAGCGCGTCGAAGCGATCATCTGCTCGATGACGCGCGGCGAACGCCGCAATCCCTCGATTCTCAACGGCTCGCGGCGTAAACGCATCGCGATCGGTTCGGGAACGCAGGTCAGCGAAGTGAACAAGCTGGTCAAGAACTTCGAGGGCGCGCAAAAGATGATGAAGCAGCTCGGCGGCAAGGGCCGCGGAAAGACACGTACAGCTCTACCATGGTGAAGATCAGACTGCGCCGCATGGGCGCACTAAAGCAGCCGACCTACCGATTCGTGGTCGCCGACTCACGCTCGCCGCGCGACGGCCGGTTCATCGAGATCCTCGGTCACTACAACCCGCGCACCGAACCCAAGACGCTCGAAGTCAACGCGGAGAAGGCCAAGGAATGGCTGGCTAAGGGCGCGCAGCCGACCGAGACCGTGCGGCGTCTCTTTGCGGAGAAGGGCATCATGGAGCGCGGTCCGATTCCGACGACCAAGCGCGCTCCGCGTAAAGGCAAAGCGTAATGTCATCATTCGATGACGAGTTCGGTCTCTTCGGCGAAGACGTCGACGAGGCCGAGCGCCGTTCGACGCTTCCCGGGCGTAAGATCGCTACGAACGAAACGGTCATCGACGACGTCGAGCCGGAAGAGGAACGTCCGCCGCGCACCGAGCGCGCTCCGCGGCGCCGCAGCGGCGCGGGCGGCGGCGGGGGCGGCTATCACGAACGTCGGGAGCGGCGCGACCGTCAACCTGGTGATCCGTGGGCTTCGCTGCGGCGCGCGACCGCGCTGCTCGATCTGCTCGCCAAGAAGCTCGTCGCGCATCCGGACGACGCGAGCGTCGAACTGTTCACCGATGAAGAGGGCAAACCGGTGATCGAACTGGTCGTCGACCCCGAGGATTTGGGCAAGGTCATCGGACGCAACGGGCGAGTCGCGCAAGCGCTGCGCACGATCGTGCGCGCGACCGCCGAGGGACGCGTCTCGGTCGATATTCTCGATGTGGAAGAAGCGGCGTCGTTTGACGAAGGTGCGAGCGACGAAACAGAGTGAATTGCCGATCGGCCGGATCGCCGGCCTGTTCGGTATCCGCGGCGAGCTCAAGTGCGACCCGACATCGGCGGGTCGCGCCGTTTTTTCAGCCGGCGCGCAGCTGCGTTGCGTGGCCGGCGGCGAGAGCGAGCTCGTGACCCTCGAGCGCGTGCGCGAGCACAAGGGGCGCTTGCTCATCACGCTGGCGCAAGCGCACG comes from the Candidatus Baltobacteraceae bacterium genome and includes:
- a CDS encoding transglycosylase SLT domain-containing protein, coding for MNPLGALTGRLAAQGVHYAPEIVQAAAKHGLDPALLAAVAAQETGGPGANGGRNVVGDGGHGRGLFQIDDRWHEFAKTGAAMNPSANADYAAGMLSGLLRRYGGNVRAALSAYNSGSPDGAGTETTWGDGQTLDYADSVLRHYQQLEPHQGRPQRMSINLIGALTGGVEGLVSGLFGGSTSAASATDGIDPTSLESALSQQSSAFTNINTLSSYAQSQPQSDNLLASLIDGDDSNS
- a CDS encoding ribbon-helix-helix protein, CopG family; its protein translation is MKYTIEFGPRAAASLDALATRLEVSKADVIRRALEELDQKVFAMDAARERELLSAGR
- a CDS encoding DUF177 domain-containing protein; translation: MARSHKVDITGLLAGGRQLMLIDDEVPIEEFEGIAFPSPATVHLELRYVDRLLHIVGTVDTQARGACDSCLEEVDIPVHADVDERIDPNAGRDDDPFGEGNVLVGGRVDVADLAQQLVLSEMPMGLRCSRACPGIEY
- the rpmF gene encoding 50S ribosomal protein L32, with amino-acid sequence MANLKWKTPRSKTRSRRAANWKLNPVTTVECPQCHQPKRPHFVCGHCGTYDGRQVVEVRDEHAGHDRD
- a CDS encoding beta-ketoacyl-ACP synthase III; this translates as MTGVKIAGVGHYAPERIVDNHDLEQWLDTSDEWITTRTGMKRRHWTSENEATSDLALAAARNALANARLNADDIDAFIVCTVYPDYLFPATACIVAAKLGARDKAAFDIEIACSGFIYGLTVASSLIRAGVYNRIVLIGAETLSKLVNRDDRGTAILFGDGAGAVVLESNERDSFLASELGSDGSRPELLRVETGGSRCPTTHATLDRKADRIHMEGREVFKFAVTKMIAATDRALAKAALTKADVDVLIPHQANKRIIDAAMKYLEIPPERCVVNIQEYGNTSAASIPIALSEAVRDGKIKTDDVIVFVGFGGGLSWGAVVWKWVA
- the fabD gene encoding ACP S-malonyltransferase gives rise to the protein MRIAVIFPGQGSQTLGMGVDAAANSAAARELFERAIPVLGYDLLALQKNGPEEKLRETQYSQPAIFATNVALFAALDLPPESVVVSAGHSFAEFCSLYAAEAIGFEDALRVVNARGIAMQRAADRAAGGMSAILGLEAEMIRRVVEQTRERTGGRVQLANFNSPTQIVISGDLVAVQTAGDALLNAGAKRVVPLNVSGAWHSALMEPAIEQFAPVVEAAPFTLPRFDVISNVDAQPYRDVATIKKNLILSITHEVRWHETAERLVEYDLDLIVECGASPVLGPLMKRSIPAAPEIVVVSDYGGVKKLRDTVLA
- a CDS encoding SDR family NAD(P)-dependent oxidoreductase, yielding MSFAGKAALVTGASRGIGRAIAVEMCREGADVALIGRDRAALDETAGECAAVRPGATAEVFIADVADQAAVEAAVGATVQRFGRLDYAIANAGQSLDALILRLKPEVIDQLLSVNLKSAFYLCGAVAKPMMKQRGGAIVLVSSIVGLTGNAGQAAYAASKAGLLALGKSVAKELGSRNIRVNAVAPGFIETAMTEKLPDAAKAALRAQIELSALGRVGTPQDVAGVVAFLCSDAAAYVTGQTIVVDGGMVM
- a CDS encoding acyl carrier protein, producing MSTFDKVKKIIVEQLGVDESEVTPEASITDDLGADSLDQVELVMAFETEFNIDIPDEEAEKIKTVGDAVARIDQATAGAT
- the ffh gene encoding signal recognition particle protein, with product MLDQLSDRLGAIFSRLTGRGKLSESDVSDAMREVRIALLEADVSLAAAKQFVARVKDQAIGQNVLESLTPAQTIVKIVHDELVELLGPSTGSGQARLQFSDAPPSVIMLVGLQGSGKTTQAGKLALRLKEQGRRSLLVAADVYRPAAIAQLQTLGKQVDLPVYEADAGDPVKIAREGVNEARRLGLSTVIIDTAGRLQIDDALMRELEQIKAATAPKEILFVADAMTGQEATNVAKGFNDRLGITGVILTKMDGDTRGGAALSIFNETGAPIKFVGVGEKLSALEPFYPDRLASRILGMGDVLTLIEKTQSIYSETQAKALEEKLRKRSFTLDDFLEQMRQMKKLGSMTEIMKMIPGLSRALPKDFDVPEKDLKRVEAIICSMTRGERRNPSILNGSRRKRIAIGSGTQVSEVNKLVKNFEGAQKMMKQLGGKGRGKTRTALPW
- the rpsP gene encoding 30S ribosomal protein S16, which encodes MVKIRLRRMGALKQPTYRFVVADSRSPRDGRFIEILGHYNPRTEPKTLEVNAEKAKEWLAKGAQPTETVRRLFAEKGIMERGPIPTTKRAPRKGKA
- a CDS encoding KH domain-containing protein, with product MSSFDDEFGLFGEDVDEAERRSTLPGRKIATNETVIDDVEPEEERPPRTERAPRRRSGAGGGGGGYHERRERRDRQPGDPWASLRRATALLDLLAKKLVAHPDDASVELFTDEEGKPVIELVVDPEDLGKVIGRNGRVAQALRTIVRATAEGRVSVDILDVEEAASFDEGASDETE